One genomic segment of Mesoterricola silvestris includes these proteins:
- a CDS encoding PP2C family protein-serine/threonine phosphatase, translating into MQKGVVLVVDDEAPIRDILSFYLKRAGYTVLLAENGRVALDEMAKVQPDLILSDLRMPEMAGDELCQAVKGNPRTRDTFFVLVSALDGTASKIGGLNLGADDMISKPFHAQEVMAKVESAFRIIGMQKEIKRQNLELTRFQERMTAELSLAARLQVGLLPPIPGQAGPIRYTHRYLPAEGIGGDIYAILNLPDDSVALMIADVSGHGVTAALISAMVKTCFENQVRFGDGPLAWAQAMNRDLARSTLSEQFATAFLARLDPASDTLQYVAAGHVAPMLISQGASGGPRVPTVLGERGFMLGIEEGLRFHQQTCPFLRGDRLIVYTDGLVEVEREDRSFLGDEGLLEICSDLPADEEEAADHIVHRAIAFNESTPFSDDVTLVVLDRP; encoded by the coding sequence ATGCAAAAAGGCGTCGTGCTGGTCGTCGATGACGAAGCCCCCATCCGGGATATCCTCAGCTTCTACCTCAAGCGCGCCGGCTACACCGTTCTCCTGGCGGAGAACGGCCGGGTGGCCCTGGACGAAATGGCCAAGGTCCAGCCCGATCTCATCCTTTCGGACCTCCGCATGCCGGAGATGGCCGGGGATGAGCTCTGCCAGGCGGTGAAGGGGAACCCCCGCACCCGGGACACCTTCTTCGTGCTGGTGTCGGCCCTGGACGGCACGGCCTCCAAGATCGGCGGCCTGAACCTCGGCGCCGACGACATGATCTCCAAGCCCTTCCACGCCCAGGAGGTGATGGCCAAGGTGGAGTCCGCCTTCCGCATCATCGGGATGCAGAAGGAGATCAAGCGCCAGAACCTGGAGCTGACGCGGTTCCAGGAGCGCATGACGGCCGAGCTGAGCCTGGCGGCGCGCCTGCAGGTGGGCCTGCTGCCCCCCATTCCGGGGCAGGCGGGCCCCATCCGCTACACCCACCGCTACCTGCCCGCCGAGGGCATCGGCGGGGACATCTACGCCATCCTCAACCTCCCCGACGACAGCGTGGCCCTCATGATCGCCGATGTGAGCGGGCACGGGGTGACCGCCGCGCTCATCTCCGCCATGGTCAAGACCTGCTTCGAGAACCAGGTGCGCTTCGGGGACGGGCCCCTGGCCTGGGCCCAGGCCATGAACCGGGACCTGGCCCGCAGCACCCTCTCCGAGCAGTTCGCCACCGCCTTCCTGGCGCGCCTGGACCCGGCCTCCGACACCCTCCAGTACGTCGCCGCCGGCCACGTGGCCCCCATGCTCATTTCCCAGGGCGCCTCCGGCGGCCCCCGGGTTCCCACCGTCCTGGGCGAACGGGGCTTCATGCTGGGCATCGAGGAGGGCCTGCGCTTCCACCAGCAGACCTGCCCCTTCCTGCGGGGCGACCGCCTCATCGTCTACACCGACGGCCTCGTGGAGGTGGAGCGGGAGGACCGTTCCTTCCTGGGCGACGAGGGCCTCCTGGAAATCTGCTC
- a CDS encoding anti-sigma factor antagonist (This anti-anti-sigma factor, or anti-sigma factor antagonist, belongs to a family that includes characterized members SpoIIAA, RsbV, RsfA, and RsfB.) — MLNIQTRQEGNASVVTIQGKVNFEVTAQLRDVIRDTVTTLQPKLLVINLEAVSFIDSSGLGLLVAARNSVDKNNGKLHLCALPPQVKKTFDQTNLTNYFSIFTTEQDALRGA; from the coding sequence CCCGCCAGGAAGGAAACGCTTCGGTCGTTACCATCCAAGGCAAGGTCAATTTCGAGGTGACGGCCCAGCTGCGGGACGTGATCCGGGACACCGTGACCACGCTCCAGCCCAAGCTGCTGGTCATCAACCTCGAGGCCGTTTCCTTCATCGATTCCTCGGGACTGGGCCTTCTGGTGGCGGCCCGGAACAGCGTGGACAAGAACAACGGCAAGCTCCACCTGTGCGCCCTTCCGCCCCAGGTCAAGAAGACCTTCGACCAGACCAACCTCACGAACTACTTCTCCATCTTCACCACGGAGCAGGACGCGCTGCGCGGGGCCTGA